From Pseudomonas vanderleydeniana, the proteins below share one genomic window:
- a CDS encoding START domain-containing protein: MKTLLSVIALTTACLGTATLAAAENWKLAHEEDGIKVYLTQVPGSRYQSFRGVADIKAEVSTLRDLQENLRVACKWLYACAEMRLLKNDGDDTWVYLTTELPWPAAPRDMVLHVHTEQGDDGSLVRRLEATPDYLPPVTGLIRVRQLSGLWQMRPKTDGETEVTYQLQAEPAGDIPSWLANRFVVDAPMVSLKTLRAVAERQGVRDTP, encoded by the coding sequence ATGAAAACCCTGTTATCCGTGATCGCCCTGACAACGGCCTGCCTGGGTACGGCCACCCTGGCCGCGGCGGAAAACTGGAAGCTGGCCCACGAGGAAGACGGCATCAAGGTCTACCTGACGCAGGTGCCGGGTTCACGCTACCAGAGCTTTCGCGGCGTGGCCGATATCAAGGCCGAAGTCTCGACCCTGCGCGACCTGCAGGAAAACCTCAGGGTCGCCTGCAAATGGCTGTACGCCTGTGCCGAGATGCGCCTGCTGAAGAACGACGGCGATGACACCTGGGTCTACCTCACCACCGAGCTGCCCTGGCCCGCCGCACCGCGGGACATGGTGTTGCACGTGCACACCGAACAGGGCGACGACGGCAGCCTGGTCCGCCGCCTGGAGGCGACACCCGACTACCTGCCGCCAGTCACAGGCCTGATTCGCGTGCGCCAGCTGAGCGGCCTGTGGCAGATGCGGCCCAAGACTGACGGCGAGACCGAAGTGACCTACCAGCTGCAGGCCGAGCCGGCCGGGGACATCCCCTCCTGGCTGGCCAACCGGTTCGTGGTCGATGCGCCGATGGTCAGCCTCAAGACGTTGCGGGCGGTGGCGGAGCGCCAGGGTGTACGGGATACGCCCTGA
- a CDS encoding methyl-accepting chemotaxis protein, which produces MNIKQKLTLAFAAIAALPVILVAVLIILNLRNDAREAFLDSSGREIRQVENAMQLFFEGITQNVDYLAEAPPLQNIDGQLKRYLDADAPKVAMGEQDQQVFRLFAQLAKSHPAYTYLSLGTREGGYVFWPGDPNLNSYDPRTRPWYKAAMAQPGKTLRTGAYYWAADNVVLVSTVRSFANHLGEQGGVVNIDVSLKQLTDLVKQIRLGDSGYLMLTEGSDKVLVDPQQPDHNFKNLSQLGDGYANLAKAGKGLVEVELGGERYMANVQPSEALGWRFVGLVRESEVMAGVTRLTWVIAAIAVVCAVLFAFAGAFFAGLIVRPIRGVANGLEGIAQGEGDLTARLEVRGRDETAQLAGWFNQFLEAIRSLIQRIGEAAVQIHTTSGSTTVVSQEMAEVAARQREAVDMVSTAFHEMVATSNEVARSCNQAADSADTGQRQAHSGQKQIETAVSKVDRLSQEIGLSAEAMQQLAQDSNDIQSILGTIRSIAEQTNLLALNAAIEAARAGEQGRGFAVVADEVRALAKRTADSTGEIDELLGTLARRTQQMGKQMHASLEVSQETVVSINEARASFELIRESVDVIRDMNTQIATAAEEQHQVAEDINRHISQIHGDAQLVANLADSTSQDARSLTQLSETLNQWVRRFRT; this is translated from the coding sequence ATGAACATAAAACAAAAACTGACCCTGGCATTCGCTGCGATTGCCGCCTTGCCTGTCATTCTCGTGGCAGTCCTGATCATCCTCAATCTGCGCAACGACGCCCGCGAGGCGTTCCTGGACAGCAGTGGCCGGGAAATCCGCCAGGTCGAGAACGCCATGCAACTGTTCTTCGAAGGCATCACCCAGAACGTCGATTACCTCGCCGAAGCACCCCCTCTGCAAAATATAGATGGCCAGCTCAAGCGCTACCTGGACGCCGACGCCCCGAAGGTTGCCATGGGCGAGCAGGACCAGCAGGTGTTCCGGCTGTTCGCGCAATTGGCCAAGAGCCATCCGGCCTACACCTACCTGTCACTGGGGACCCGGGAGGGTGGCTATGTGTTCTGGCCCGGCGATCCCAACCTCAACAGCTACGACCCGCGTACTCGCCCCTGGTACAAGGCCGCGATGGCCCAGCCGGGCAAGACCCTGCGTACCGGCGCCTACTACTGGGCTGCGGACAACGTGGTGCTGGTCAGTACCGTGCGCAGCTTCGCCAATCACCTGGGCGAGCAGGGCGGGGTGGTGAACATCGACGTCTCGCTCAAGCAGTTGACCGACCTGGTCAAGCAGATACGCCTGGGCGACAGTGGCTACCTGATGCTGACCGAAGGCAGTGACAAGGTGCTGGTGGACCCGCAACAGCCCGACCACAACTTCAAGAACCTCAGCCAACTGGGTGATGGCTACGCGAACCTCGCCAAGGCCGGCAAGGGGCTGGTCGAGGTCGAGCTGGGCGGTGAGCGCTACATGGCCAATGTCCAGCCTTCCGAGGCCCTGGGCTGGCGTTTCGTCGGCCTGGTGCGTGAAAGCGAGGTGATGGCCGGCGTCACGCGCCTGACCTGGGTCATCGCTGCCATCGCCGTGGTCTGCGCCGTGCTGTTCGCCTTTGCCGGCGCGTTTTTCGCCGGCCTCATCGTGCGGCCGATTCGCGGCGTGGCCAATGGCCTGGAAGGCATCGCCCAGGGCGAGGGCGACCTGACCGCCCGCCTGGAAGTACGCGGTCGGGATGAAACGGCGCAACTGGCAGGCTGGTTCAACCAGTTCCTGGAGGCGATCCGCAGCCTGATCCAGCGCATCGGCGAAGCGGCCGTGCAGATCCACACGACCTCCGGCAGCACCACCGTGGTGTCCCAGGAAATGGCCGAGGTCGCGGCACGCCAGCGCGAGGCGGTGGACATGGTCTCGACCGCCTTTCATGAAATGGTCGCCACCTCCAACGAAGTGGCGCGCTCCTGCAACCAGGCCGCCGACTCGGCGGACACCGGACAGCGCCAGGCCCACAGCGGGCAGAAACAGATCGAGACGGCGGTGAGCAAGGTCGACCGACTGAGCCAGGAGATCGGCCTGTCTGCCGAGGCCATGCAGCAACTGGCGCAGGACAGCAACGACATCCAGTCGATTCTCGGCACCATCCGCTCGATTGCCGAGCAGACCAACCTGCTGGCGCTCAACGCGGCGATCGAGGCCGCCCGTGCCGGTGAGCAGGGTCGTGGCTTTGCCGTGGTGGCCGATGAGGTGCGCGCGCTGGCCAAGCGCACGGCCGATTCCACCGGCGAAATCGATGAACTGCTCGGCACCCTGGCGCGCCGCACCCAGCAGATGGGCAAGCAGATGCATGCCAGCCTGGAGGTGTCCCAGGAGACCGTGGTGTCGATCAATGAGGCGCGGGCCAGTTTCGAGCTGATCCGCGAATCGGTGGACGTGATTCGCGACATGAACACCCAGATCGCCACCGCGGCTGAAGAGCAGCACCAGGTGGCCGAGGACATCAATCGGCACATCAGCCAGATTCATGGCGATGCGCAGTTGGTGGCGAATCTGGCGGACTCCACCAGCCAGGACGCGAGGAGTCTGACGCAGTTGTCGGAGACCTTGAACCAGTGGGTCCGGCGTTTCCGGACCTGA
- a CDS encoding AAA family ATPase gives MQLKEFFAEDKRVRAQTRPSYLRVELRDASLFRGLDRLFHGKCAFCESLMGVTQETSVYRFRPGSNASPAQNDENDHLYYAWLVNAWENLYPICRGCLPERRNHFPVEGARAPIPHELQFSAYAEDPEGLWRDHPPREMSLLLDPCGDWLPHSHFEIHPSTGTLATFSDAGLETIRHFNLNRPELKQRRAQKLGEYMDALEFLVQSAERKPADIEALFDFSSMEFGGLCHLLCLQLEPLLKGSFGDGRSLNPQRFASVFVGLGRQARGLAVTPAQALDAERQAPWAEQEPPLPRLQSIELENFKGIERLCLSLPAQSTGFQQPALLILGDNAAGKSSILEATALALCSSTARGRLRLDPRKLPLDPRLMGVARTMASKRAQVVLTFDDSTRRTLTISGRSYQSQGQDERPPVFAYGAFRQYLNRTRDFGEARWIVNLFKSDVLLPNPEKWLLGLEQHDFDQVVRALREVLSIESVFKVIERDEAGRSRRCHIVTATGRTPLSHASSGYRSMLAMVCDIIRGLMDRTLNPSFEDLESARAVVLIDEVEAHLHPRWKIQIMRALRAALPEVTFIATTHDPLCLRGMQDGEVVVMQRVPSGQRADTQLPVMVEQVVRLPNVSQLTVEQLLTSDFFSLTSTDQPDTERELAHFADLLSARERGEPLTAAQQEAWRSLERDIADALPVGSTEVQRLVQEAVVDYLKGRRRTSAEQLTHLRSDAKQRILGILEGL, from the coding sequence ATGCAATTGAAAGAGTTCTTCGCCGAGGACAAACGTGTCCGTGCCCAGACACGTCCCTCGTACCTTCGAGTCGAGCTGAGAGATGCCTCGTTGTTCCGTGGGCTGGACAGGCTGTTTCATGGCAAGTGCGCGTTTTGCGAGAGCCTGATGGGTGTCACCCAGGAAACCTCTGTCTATCGCTTTCGTCCCGGCAGCAACGCCAGTCCCGCACAGAATGACGAGAATGACCACCTGTACTACGCCTGGCTGGTCAATGCGTGGGAGAACCTCTACCCGATCTGCCGTGGCTGCCTGCCCGAGCGCCGCAACCATTTTCCAGTCGAGGGGGCCAGGGCGCCGATTCCCCATGAGTTGCAGTTTTCGGCCTATGCCGAGGATCCCGAAGGGCTGTGGCGCGATCATCCGCCCAGGGAGATGAGCCTGTTGCTCGATCCGTGCGGGGATTGGCTGCCTCACTCGCATTTCGAGATTCATCCGTCGACCGGGACCCTCGCGACATTCAGCGATGCCGGCCTGGAAACCATACGGCACTTCAATCTCAATCGGCCCGAACTCAAGCAACGACGGGCCCAAAAGCTCGGTGAATACATGGACGCGCTGGAGTTCCTGGTGCAGTCCGCAGAGCGCAAACCAGCCGACATCGAGGCATTGTTCGATTTCTCCTCCATGGAATTCGGTGGACTGTGCCATCTGCTCTGCCTGCAGTTGGAGCCATTGCTCAAAGGCTCGTTCGGCGATGGCCGTTCGCTGAATCCGCAGCGTTTTGCCTCGGTTTTCGTCGGTCTCGGGCGGCAAGCGCGAGGGCTGGCGGTCACGCCTGCGCAGGCCCTGGATGCCGAACGCCAGGCGCCATGGGCCGAACAGGAGCCACCGCTACCACGCCTGCAATCCATCGAACTGGAAAACTTCAAGGGGATCGAGCGCCTGTGTCTGTCCCTGCCGGCACAGTCCACCGGTTTCCAGCAGCCCGCCCTGTTGATCCTCGGAGACAATGCCGCAGGCAAGAGCTCGATCCTGGAGGCGACCGCGCTGGCGTTGTGCTCTTCCACGGCGCGTGGCAGGTTGCGGCTTGACCCGCGCAAGCTGCCGCTCGATCCACGGTTGATGGGGGTGGCCCGGACGATGGCGTCCAAGCGTGCACAGGTCGTTCTGACGTTCGACGACTCGACTCGTCGAACGCTGACCATCAGCGGCCGGAGCTACCAATCGCAGGGGCAGGATGAACGGCCTCCGGTATTTGCCTATGGCGCTTTTCGCCAGTATCTGAACCGCACGCGCGACTTCGGCGAGGCCCGATGGATCGTCAACCTGTTCAAGTCCGATGTGCTGCTGCCCAACCCGGAGAAATGGCTGCTGGGACTCGAACAACATGACTTCGATCAGGTGGTCAGGGCATTGCGCGAGGTGTTGTCGATCGAATCGGTGTTCAAGGTCATCGAGCGTGACGAGGCGGGCCGATCCCGCCGCTGCCATATCGTTACCGCCACCGGCCGTACGCCGTTGAGTCATGCATCATCGGGCTATCGCTCCATGCTGGCGATGGTCTGCGACATCATTCGCGGCCTGATGGACCGGACGCTCAACCCATCTTTCGAGGATCTGGAAAGCGCCCGCGCCGTGGTACTGATCGATGAGGTAGAGGCCCATCTGCACCCGCGCTGGAAGATCCAGATCATGCGGGCCCTGCGGGCGGCCTTGCCGGAGGTCACCTTTATCGCCACCACTCACGACCCGCTGTGCCTGCGCGGCATGCAGGATGGCGAGGTGGTCGTCATGCAGCGGGTCCCGAGCGGCCAGCGGGCCGACACCCAACTGCCGGTCATGGTCGAGCAGGTGGTCCGCCTGCCGAATGTCAGCCAACTGACCGTGGAGCAACTGCTGACCTCGGATTTCTTCAGCCTGACCTCCACCGACCAGCCGGACACCGAGCGAGAGCTGGCCCACTTCGCTGACCTGCTGAGCGCCCGCGAGAGAGGCGAGCCGCTGACGGCTGCACAACAGGAGGCTTGGCGCAGTCTCGAACGTGATATCGCCGATGCCTTGCCGGTGGGCTCCACCGAAGTCCAGCGGCTGGTGCAGGAGGCTGTTGTCGACTACCTGAAGGGCCGGCGGCGGACCTCAGCGGAACAGCTCACGCATCTGCGCAGCGACGCCAAACAGCGCATCCTCGGCATCCTGGAAGGACTCTGA
- a CDS encoding purine-cytosine permease family protein produces MSQQDPLIEQHTVDYVPLAERHGKARDLFTLWFSTNIAPLPIVTGAMVVQVFHLNLFWGLIAIALGHLIGGLVIALASAQGPRMGIPQMVQSRGQFGRYGALLIVFFAAIIYVGFFISNIVLAGKSITGIVPSMPMSASLLIGALGATAIGVIGYRFIHSLNRLGTWIMGSALLAGFIYIFAHDLPADFFSRGAFNLSGWVATVSLGVIWQISFSPYVSDYSRYLPVDIGISRPFWATYLGASLGTILSFSFGAVAALATPEGTEAMLAVKQATGWLGPILMVLFLLNIISHNALNLYGAVLSIVTSIQTFAVNWTPSIKVRVLLSAVILAGCCLVALGASADFISHFIGLILALLLVLVPWASINLIDFYIIKRGEYDIASIFSADGGIYGRFNLHAIVAYFIGILVQLPFANTSLYVGPYANLVEGADLSWLVGLVVTCPLYYCLATRTRKERVKAGRLRIAD; encoded by the coding sequence ATGTCCCAGCAAGATCCGTTGATCGAACAGCACACGGTCGACTACGTGCCGTTGGCCGAGCGCCATGGCAAGGCGCGTGACCTGTTTACCCTGTGGTTCAGTACCAACATCGCGCCCCTGCCGATCGTCACCGGGGCGATGGTGGTGCAGGTGTTCCACCTCAATCTGTTCTGGGGGCTGATCGCGATCGCCCTCGGGCACCTGATCGGAGGTCTGGTGATCGCCCTGGCATCGGCCCAGGGTCCAAGGATGGGCATTCCGCAAATGGTGCAGAGCCGCGGCCAGTTCGGTCGTTACGGCGCACTGCTGATCGTGTTCTTCGCCGCGATCATCTACGTCGGCTTCTTCATTTCCAACATCGTCCTGGCGGGCAAGTCCATCACCGGGATCGTCCCGTCGATGCCGATGTCGGCCAGCCTGTTGATCGGTGCGCTGGGGGCGACGGCCATCGGCGTGATCGGCTACCGCTTCATCCATAGCCTGAACCGCCTGGGTACCTGGATCATGGGCAGCGCCTTGCTCGCCGGGTTCATCTATATCTTCGCCCATGATCTGCCGGCGGATTTCTTCAGCCGTGGTGCGTTCAACCTGTCCGGTTGGGTGGCCACGGTGTCGCTGGGGGTGATCTGGCAGATCAGCTTCTCACCCTACGTGTCTGACTACTCGCGCTACCTGCCGGTCGATATCGGCATCAGCCGGCCGTTCTGGGCGACCTACCTGGGCGCGTCACTGGGCACGATCCTGTCGTTCTCCTTCGGCGCGGTAGCGGCCCTGGCCACCCCCGAGGGCACCGAGGCGATGCTGGCGGTCAAGCAGGCCACCGGTTGGCTGGGGCCGATCCTGATGGTGCTGTTCCTGCTCAACATCATCAGCCACAACGCGCTCAACCTGTATGGCGCGGTGTTGTCGATCGTTACCTCGATCCAGACCTTTGCGGTGAACTGGACACCGAGCATCAAGGTTCGGGTGCTGCTCTCGGCGGTGATTCTGGCCGGCTGCTGCCTGGTGGCACTGGGCGCTTCGGCGGACTTCATCTCGCACTTCATCGGGCTGATCCTGGCGCTGCTGCTGGTGCTGGTGCCGTGGGCTTCGATCAACCTGATCGACTTCTACATCATCAAGCGCGGGGAGTACGACATCGCTTCGATCTTCAGTGCGGATGGGGGCATCTACGGGCGCTTCAACCTGCATGCGATCGTGGCGTATTTCATCGGGATCCTGGTGCAGTTGCCGTTTGCCAATACGTCGCTGTATGTGGGGCCTTATGCCAATCTGGTGGAAGGGGCGGATCTGTCGTGGTTGGTGGGGTTGGTGGTGACGTGTCCGCTCTACTACTGTCTGGCGACGCGGACTCGCAAGGAGCGGGTGAAGGCGGGGCGGTTGAGGATTGCTGACTGA
- a CDS encoding ABC transporter permease, protein MLLTPNAMSRRMRLGLYLTTGLIALFLLLPIVFIVLLSFGSSQWLVFPPPGWTLKWYGQFFSNPEWMSAALASLKVAVLTTVCAVALGLPTAFALVRGRFPGREMLYGLFTLPMIVPLVIIAVAVYALFLKLGYTGTMFAFVVSHVIVALPFTIISIINSLKLFDQSIEDAAVICGASRLQAVFKVTFPAIRPGMVAGALFAFLVSWDEVVLSVMMASPTLQTLPVKMWTTLRQDLTPVIAVASTLLIGLSVLVMVIAAALRRRNELSA, encoded by the coding sequence ATGCTCCTGACCCCGAATGCCATGAGCCGGCGCATGCGCCTGGGCCTCTACCTCACCACCGGACTGATCGCGCTGTTCCTGTTGCTGCCGATCGTGTTCATCGTCCTGCTGTCGTTCGGTTCCTCGCAGTGGCTGGTGTTCCCACCACCGGGCTGGACCCTGAAATGGTACGGCCAGTTCTTCTCCAACCCGGAGTGGATGAGCGCCGCCCTGGCCAGCCTCAAGGTCGCCGTGCTGACCACCGTCTGTGCCGTCGCGCTGGGCCTGCCGACCGCCTTCGCCCTGGTGCGCGGGCGCTTCCCCGGTCGTGAAATGCTCTACGGGCTGTTCACCCTGCCGATGATCGTGCCGCTGGTGATCATCGCGGTGGCCGTCTATGCGCTGTTCCTCAAGCTGGGCTACACCGGCACGATGTTCGCCTTCGTGGTCAGCCACGTGATCGTCGCCCTGCCCTTCACCATCATCTCGATCATCAACTCGCTGAAACTGTTCGACCAGTCGATCGAGGATGCCGCGGTGATCTGTGGCGCCTCGCGCCTGCAGGCGGTGTTCAAGGTGACCTTCCCGGCCATCCGTCCCGGCATGGTCGCCGGTGCCCTGTTCGCCTTCCTGGTGTCGTGGGACGAGGTGGTGCTGAGCGTGATGATGGCCAGCCCGACCCTGCAGACCCTGCCCGTAAAAATGTGGACCACCCTGCGCCAGGACCTGACCCCGGTGATCGCCGTCGCTTCGACGCTGCTGATCGGCCTGTCGGTGTTGGTGATGGTGATAGCCGCCGCCCTGCGTCGGCGCAATGAACTCAGCGCCTGA
- a CDS encoding endonuclease: protein MRAVSRDSVPVPDAMSGEESPAKKELQKLQDYFKAPKGALPAFAVYKSDSVKKQLHELFHGKCAYCESFYYGSAPVDIEHYRPKGRVYEEPDHPGYWWIAMDWENLLPSCIHCNRRSGQVTPTLSASLVRLVNEDKAFSRSRMLQTGKQDSFPILGQRAVVGASDFSGEQALLLDPCRDQPEEHLRFHVDSDNLIGLVLPKPHDSGGLALGAGVAGVRPELRGVIEQALADGLSLRGAVSIHVYGLNRLGLVQERTRLLRQLEFLEMLSVEMGLMAQELEPDAQAEGVESEEARARSERIARRLRFLQEQILGEIKAMARPEAPYSAMVREWLEGFKERLRR from the coding sequence ATGCGTGCCGTCAGTCGCGATAGCGTTCCGGTGCCCGATGCCATGTCGGGAGAAGAATCACCGGCGAAAAAGGAGCTGCAGAAACTCCAGGATTACTTCAAGGCACCCAAGGGGGCGTTACCGGCCTTTGCCGTCTACAAGTCCGACAGCGTCAAGAAGCAGTTGCATGAGCTGTTCCACGGCAAGTGCGCCTACTGCGAGAGCTTCTACTACGGCAGTGCGCCGGTGGATATCGAGCACTATCGGCCCAAGGGCCGTGTCTACGAAGAGCCGGACCACCCTGGCTACTGGTGGATCGCCATGGACTGGGAAAACCTGTTGCCCAGCTGCATTCACTGCAACCGGCGCAGTGGACAGGTAACGCCCACGTTGTCGGCGAGCCTGGTCCGCCTGGTCAATGAAGACAAGGCGTTCAGCCGCTCGAGGATGCTTCAGACCGGCAAGCAGGACAGCTTTCCCATCCTCGGTCAGCGGGCTGTGGTGGGGGCCTCGGACTTTTCCGGTGAACAGGCATTGCTGCTGGATCCGTGCCGGGACCAGCCTGAAGAGCACCTGCGGTTTCATGTCGACAGCGACAACCTGATAGGCCTGGTCCTGCCCAAGCCCCATGACAGTGGCGGGCTGGCCCTGGGCGCTGGCGTGGCGGGCGTCAGGCCGGAGTTGCGCGGGGTGATCGAGCAGGCGCTGGCGGATGGGTTGAGCCTGCGAGGGGCGGTATCGATCCATGTCTACGGCCTGAATCGGCTCGGCCTGGTACAGGAGCGCACACGGCTACTGCGCCAGCTGGAGTTCCTGGAAATGCTGTCGGTGGAAATGGGGCTGATGGCCCAGGAGCTGGAGCCTGACGCGCAGGCCGAGGGGGTCGAGAGTGAGGAGGCGCGGGCGCGCAGCGAGCGCATTGCCAGGCGACTGCGGTTTCTCCAGGAGCAGATACTGGGGGAGATCAAGGCCATGGCCCGGCCCGAGGCGCCTTACTCGGCGATGGTCCGGGAGTGGCTGGAGGGGTTTAAGGAGCGCTTGCGTCGCTGA
- a CDS encoding ABC transporter ATP-binding protein: protein MSAVIKDSAQQNDRTLVSLRNLNKHYGDFAAVDNISLDIKDGEFLTFLGSSGSGKSTTLSMLAGFETPSTGEILVEGKSLVNVPPHKRDIGMVFQRYSLFPHLSVRDNIAFPLAIRKLDAAERDKRVDAMLKLVQLDKFAHRRPAQLSGGQQQRVAIARALVYEPRILLMDEPLGALDKKLREDLQDELRQLHRRLGITIVYVTHDQEEAMRLSQRIAIFSHGKIVGLGSGYDLYQNPPNAFVASFLGNSNFLRLKAQGNGAASFESQALSIRLTSGLQNDQDILLMVRPEKALALSLEQAASEPLAAGWNQVKATVGEVLFLGESQTCSVVTQGGTAMTVKALSATGMPLKAGDSVVVRWATADACVYTEWQESDLNKAAGSH from the coding sequence ATGAGTGCCGTGATCAAAGACTCCGCACAACAGAACGACCGTACCCTGGTCAGCCTGCGCAACCTGAACAAGCACTACGGCGACTTCGCCGCCGTGGACAACATCTCGCTGGACATCAAGGACGGCGAGTTCCTGACCTTCCTCGGCTCCAGCGGCTCGGGCAAGAGCACCACCCTGTCGATGCTGGCCGGTTTCGAGACGCCCAGCACCGGGGAGATCCTGGTCGAGGGCAAGTCGCTGGTCAACGTGCCGCCGCACAAGCGTGACATCGGCATGGTGTTCCAGCGTTACTCGCTGTTCCCGCACCTCTCGGTCCGCGACAACATCGCCTTCCCCCTGGCCATTCGCAAGCTCGATGCCGCCGAGCGGGACAAGCGCGTCGATGCCATGCTCAAGCTGGTCCAGCTGGACAAGTTCGCCCATCGCCGCCCGGCGCAACTGTCCGGCGGTCAACAACAGCGCGTGGCGATTGCCCGGGCCCTGGTCTATGAGCCACGGATCCTGCTGATGGACGAACCGCTCGGCGCCCTGGACAAGAAACTGCGCGAGGACCTGCAGGACGAGCTGCGCCAGTTGCATCGGCGCCTGGGCATCACCATCGTCTACGTGACCCACGACCAGGAAGAAGCCATGCGCCTGTCCCAGCGCATCGCCATCTTCAGCCACGGCAAGATCGTCGGCCTGGGCAGTGGCTATGACCTCTACCAGAATCCGCCGAATGCCTTCGTCGCCTCGTTCCTGGGCAACTCCAACTTCCTGCGGCTCAAGGCCCAGGGCAACGGGGCCGCCAGCTTCGAGAGCCAGGCACTGTCGATCCGACTGACCTCGGGCCTGCAGAACGACCAGGACATCCTGCTGATGGTGCGGCCGGAAAAGGCCCTGGCCCTGAGCCTCGAACAGGCCGCCAGCGAACCCCTGGCCGCCGGCTGGAACCAGGTCAAGGCGACCGTCGGCGAGGTACTGTTCCTCGGTGAAAGCCAGACCTGCAGTGTCGTCACCCAGGGCGGCACGGCGATGACCGTCAAGGCCCTGTCCGCCACCGGCATGCCGCTCAAGGCCGGTGACTCGGTCGTCGTGCGCTGGGCCACCGCCGATGCCTGCGTCTACACCGAGTGGCAGGAAAGCGACCTGAACAAGGCCGCAGGCAGCCACTGA
- a CDS encoding IS256 family transposase, giving the protein MTKPTIALTELVEKGADADLLKQMIQFVAQRMMEFDVEGLCGAGFDVKSPDRTNSRNGYRDRLWQTRAGDVDLKIPKLRQGSYFPGFLEPRRTAEKAMAAVIQEAYIQGVSTRSVDELVKAMGMSGISKSQVSRLAGEIDERVHAFLDRPLEGDWPYLWIDATYVKVREAGRIVSVAVIIAVAVNTNGGREVLGMRVGPSEAEPFWTDFLRSLMRRGLRGVKLVISDAHEGLKAAVSKVFHATWQRCRVHFMRNAMAHVGKGQRTMVAALLRTVFAQDSRTECHQQWRLVADQLREKYPKIATLMDGCEDEVLAHMAFPKAHRQQLHSTNPLERLNAEIKRRTEVVGIFPNDPAITRLVGAMLLEQNDEWCLQRRYMQLEAFEAVSDNPQAKLSAVIN; this is encoded by the coding sequence ATGACCAAGCCCACTATCGCATTGACCGAGTTGGTTGAGAAAGGGGCAGACGCTGATCTGCTCAAGCAAATGATCCAGTTTGTTGCCCAGCGCATGATGGAGTTCGACGTCGAGGGCTTGTGCGGCGCCGGTTTCGACGTCAAAAGCCCTGACCGAACAAACAGCCGCAACGGCTACCGCGATCGCCTCTGGCAAACTCGCGCTGGCGACGTTGACCTGAAGATCCCCAAGCTGCGCCAGGGCAGCTATTTTCCCGGTTTTCTCGAACCACGACGCACCGCCGAAAAGGCCATGGCAGCCGTGATCCAGGAAGCCTATATCCAGGGCGTTTCGACGCGCTCGGTCGACGAACTGGTCAAGGCCATGGGCATGTCCGGCATCTCGAAAAGCCAAGTATCCAGGCTCGCTGGCGAGATCGATGAGCGCGTCCACGCCTTCCTTGATCGACCGCTTGAGGGCGATTGGCCCTACCTGTGGATTGACGCTACCTACGTCAAGGTGCGGGAGGCCGGGCGCATCGTCTCGGTCGCCGTCATAATCGCTGTGGCCGTGAACACCAACGGCGGGCGCGAGGTGCTGGGTATGCGGGTTGGCCCGTCGGAAGCCGAACCGTTCTGGACGGACTTCCTGAGAAGCCTGATGCGACGCGGGCTGCGGGGTGTGAAACTGGTGATCTCTGACGCTCACGAAGGGCTCAAGGCCGCTGTTTCCAAGGTTTTCCACGCGACCTGGCAACGCTGTCGCGTTCACTTCATGCGCAATGCCATGGCCCATGTCGGCAAGGGCCAGCGCACCATGGTAGCGGCCTTGCTGCGCACGGTGTTTGCCCAGGACAGTCGAACCGAATGCCATCAGCAATGGCGGCTGGTGGCTGATCAACTTCGTGAGAAATACCCCAAGATCGCCACGCTCATGGACGGCTGCGAAGATGAAGTGCTGGCGCACATGGCCTTCCCGAAGGCACATCGACAGCAGTTACACAGCACTAACCCGCTGGAACGGCTAAACGCTGAGATCAAGCGGCGTACCGAAGTGGTGGGCATCTTCCCCAACGATCCGGCGATTACACGGTTGGTTGGGGCAATGCTGCTGGAGCAGAACGACGAGTGGTGCCTGCAACGGCGCTATATGCAGTTGGAGGCCTTCGAGGCGGTCAGCGATAATCCGCAGGCCAAGCTGTCGGCCGTGATCAACTAA
- a CDS encoding flavin reductase family protein, translating into MIDATLYKQVMGSFPSGVTVITTLDDDGQIVGLTASAFSSLSMEPALVLFCPNYSSDSYPHLIKSKRFAIHVLSEAQQKEAYAFARKGKDKAQGIEWTLSELGNPLLANATAIIECELWREYEGGDHAIMVGAVKNLIVPQRENGPLVYCNGKMGALPAVA; encoded by the coding sequence ATGATCGACGCAACCCTCTACAAGCAAGTCATGGGCTCGTTCCCGTCCGGTGTCACCGTGATCACCACCCTGGACGACGACGGCCAGATCGTTGGCCTCACCGCCAGCGCCTTCAGTTCATTGTCGATGGAGCCGGCGCTGGTGCTGTTCTGCCCCAACTACAGCTCCGATTCGTACCCGCACCTGATCAAGAGCAAGCGCTTCGCCATCCACGTATTGTCCGAAGCGCAGCAGAAAGAGGCCTACGCCTTCGCCCGCAAGGGCAAGGACAAGGCGCAAGGCATCGAGTGGACCCTGAGCGAGCTGGGCAATCCGCTGCTGGCCAATGCCACGGCGATCATTGAATGCGAGCTGTGGCGTGAATACGAGGGCGGCGACCACGCCATCATGGTCGGCGCGGTGAAGAACCTGATCGTGCCGCAACGCGAGAACGGCCCGCTGGTGTACTGCAACGGCAAGATGGGCGCGCTGCCTGCCGTCGCCTGA